The nucleotide sequence TTTCGTATTTCATCTTGGCAAAGACGCCGTCGCCGACGATGCGTGCGACAACCTCTTTCACGCCACCCAGTTCGCTCAGGCTTTCTTCCAGAATTTCGAACCGCCAACCCTGCCCTTCGGCGTAACGCTGGTACATCCGTAACAGGTCAGCGGCGAATAATCCCGCTTCATCGCCACCCGTTCCCGGCCTGATTTCCAACAACGCGGGCCGCCCGTCGGCGGCATCCTTTGGCAGCAACGCCAATTGCACATCATGTTCCGAGGCCTCCAAAGCCGCCTTCAAGTCAGGCAGCTCCATCTCGGCAAGCTCTTTCATCTCCGGATCGTCCAGCATCGCCTCGGCGTCGGCGATCTGGGTGACAAGGTTTTTGTAGGCTGTCACCGTTTCAACAACAGGCCGCAGTTCTGCGTATTCCTTGCCCAAGGCTGCAATTTCGTTACCGGCTGAGCCATCTGCCATCTTCGCCTCCAGAAACTGGAACCGGTCGATGAGTTGTTCAATTTTGTCAGATGCGATCATGGGCTTGGAAGTGGCCGATCAGAGCGGCTCGGTCAAGGGGCCAAGCGTTTCCAGCCAGCTTTCGATACGCGCCTTGTTGACGCCCAGATCAGAGCGGCCAAAGCGCAGACGCCCATAGATCACCAAATGATCATCCTTAACGCCGACGGTTGTATGATCAGGAAACCCCCAAAACAGGGACCGTGTTTGAAAGGTGATCATCCCCTCTTGCACATTGCCAGCCACCAAGGTGGTCCGCGGTGTCGCCAGCGCGCGTTGTTCGGCCGCCGCAAGAACCTGATCGGACGGGGCAGTGATGCGTCGCACCGCGAGAAACGACCCCGCTTCAGTGGTGTCGCCCGGTGCAGCCGTATCAGGCATCTGATGCCATGTGGCTGTATCAGTCGGCGCAAACCGGATGTAGGCCATCAACGCCGCGACCAAGACGGCAAGAGTGATCAGTATACGCAATGCGTTTCTCCGCTTCTGTCAGTAAATCGTTGGTACAGGTCCCGCGCGCTACCGGTACGGGACACCCGGCAGGATCGAGAGCATCTCGAACATCAAATTGGCCCCCGTGAGCGCCGTATTACCTGACGTATCATAGGGCGGGGAAACTTCAACCAGATCGCAGCCCACGATATTCAGCCCGCGCAAGCCACGGATCAATTCCATCGCCTGCGGGGTCGTCAAACCACCGATCTCTGGCGTGCCCGTGCCGGGGGCATAGGCCGGGTCAAGGCTGTCGATATCATAGGTGATGTAGCATGGCTGATCACCGATTTCTGCTTTGATATCAGCAGCTAAGGGTGAGAGTGACTTATGCCACAGATCAGGGGCAAGATATTGATTAAACCCCCAACCTGCGGCTTCGGTAAAGTCATCGGCAGTATATCCTGTGCCGCGCAGCCCAATCTGGAACACTTTGTCTGGCGTGATGATCTTTTCTTCATAAGCACGGCGGAACACCGTGCCATGGGTTTCACGCTCGCCAAACATTTCATCGTTCACGTCGGCATGGGCATCGACATGGATCAGGGCAACCGGCCCATGTTTCTGCGCAATGGCGCGCAAGACCGGCAACGTCAAAGTATGATCCCCACCAAGCGTCATCGGAATGAAATCATGCTTGAGGTGTGCTGCGTAAGTCTCTGTAATAATACGGACACTGTCACTCAATGAAAACGTGTTGATCGCCACATCGCCAAGATCGGCGCATTGTAGCGCGTCAAAGGGCGCGGCACCGGTCTGGATGTTGTAGGGCCGGATCATCGCCGATTGTTCGCGCAGTTGTTTCGGCCCCATGCGGGTGCCAGAACGCCAAGAGGTGCCAATGTCCATCGGGATCCCGATAAAGCCAACATCCAAGTCCTCGGCGCTATCAACCTCGGGCAAACGCATGAAGGTTTGCGGCCCCGAAAACCGCGCCAGATCATTCCCAGATATAGGTTGGTTCGGCATCACTTTTTCCTTTTGTTCCAAAGCGCAAGGCAACACAGCTCCATCGCGACATGTGCACCCGCAATCGCTGTCGCCCCGGTCGTGTCATAAGGTGGCGATACCTCGACCACATCACCCCCGACCATGTTCATCCCTGCCATATCGCGCAGCATTGCCGCCGCCTGCCAAGAGGCCAGCCCACCCCAAACAGGTGTCCCCGTACCGGGTGCAAAGGCCGGGTCCAGCGCGTCAATGTCGAAGCTGACATAAGTTGGATGATCCCCAATACGCGCCTTGATCTGATCGCTTACCCAAGCGCTGCCCTTTTCATGGCAGGTCCGCGCATCGATGTATGGCATGCCAAGATAATCTTCGCATTCTGTGCGGATACCAATCTGAATAGAGCGGCTCACATCAACAACGCCCAGCTTGACCGCTTTATACATCATCGTCCCGTGATCAATGCGGTTCATATCGTCGTCAGGCCACAAATCAGAGTGGGCATCAAACTGGACCACTGATAGGGGCCCATACTTCTCGGCATAGGCACGCAATATCGGCAGCGTGATAAAGTGATCACCGCCCAAGGTAATCGCTCCGCAACCTTGTGCCAAAATCCCGGCGATATGCGCCTGCAACAGGTCTGGCACGCCCGGTACATCGGCATAGTCGAACGCCAGATCGCCAAAATCTGCGATGGCAAATTCACTCAAAGGATCAAAACCATCCCATCCATAAGGCGGATCGAAAGGCTGTAAACTCGACGCTTCCCGAATGGCACGCGGCCCAAAGCGCGTGCCGGGGCGATGCGTGACGGCCTGATCAAACGGCACACCGGTCACGGCCAGATCAAACCCGGTCAGGTCCTTGGTATAGGTCCGGCGCAGGAACGATGTCGCGCCACCAAAGGCGTTCTCATAGGCCAAACCACGGCGATCCGTCGCCGAAAATGCGCGATCAATGGTGTCTCTTGCTTTAGAAAGTGTCATGCAACCACCTCTTGTTCTTCTTCATCCAATCACGCGTCCGCTGGTGGCAATGCCCGCTCAACCAGGCGCGCAAAATATGAGGCACCAGCGGGTGCCGCCCCATCAGCGAAATCATAGGCCGGATGATGCAAGCCCGCACTTTCCCCGTTGCCCACATAGACATAGGCGCCGGGGCGTTCATTCAGCATGTAAGAGAAGTCTTCTGCCCCCATCTCATATTGTCGGGCATCATCGACATCGGGCGAGATTTCACGTGCGACATCCGCGGCAAAGGCTGTTTTTACTGGGTCATTAATCGTTGCGGGATAGCCATACTCATAGGTCAGTTCCGCTTCGACACCATAGGCCGCTGCATGGCCTGCAACGATCTCTGTCAGGCGCTTATGGACCATTGCTTGGGTCTCTTTCAACAGCGTGCGGATCGTGCCATTGATATAGGCTTTTTCAGGAACGATGTTATCAGCAGACCCGGTATGGATCTGCGTTACAGACACAACGAGATCGTCATAGGCCCGATTGTTACGGCTGACGATCGTCTGGATCGCATTCACGATGCCGACAGCGGCTACCACAGGGTCAGCAGTCTCATATGGGTAGGCGCCATGACCGCCAATGCCCGTAATATGGATATGCATCGTATCAACCGCTGCAAGGATTGGGCCCGGCGTTGTATAAAACGATCCGACCGGGTCGCCGGGACCGCTGTGCAATGCATAAACCTCTGCCACATTGAACCGGTCAAGCACACCTTCATGCACCATCACCTGCCCGCCCCCGCCGCCCTCTTCGGCGGGTTGAAAGATCAGCGCGACCCGGCCCGCAAAGTTCCGGGTTTCCACCAGATAGCGTGCGGCACCCAAGAGCATCGTCGTATGCCCGTCATGCCCGCAGGCGTGCATCTTTCCGGGAATGGTTGACGCATAAGGCAGGCCGGTTTCCTCTTGCATCGGCAAGGCATCCATATCGGCCCGCAGGCCAATTGTTGGTCCCGCCGCACGCCCGTTAATAATGGCGACAACGCCGGATGTGGCGATCCCTTCGTGAATTTCATCAACACCAAAAGCACGCAATTTTTCAGCGACAAACTTTGCCGTCTCGAAGCATTCAAACTGCAATTCGGGATGGGCGTGCAGGTGTCTGCGCCATGCCGTCATATCGTCGGCGTAGTCGGCTATGCGGTTGATAATGGGCATGGTGGTTCCAGTGATCCTTTTGCTTTTGCCCTCAGTTGACTGCAACAGAGGCGCGCGCGCAATGGGCGATCCGTCCGGCAGCTCGCAAAAAGTTTCCCATTGCTGAGAATAATACCTTGGCCAGCGCGTAGTGCCTTCTGAGGGCGGCATTTTTGCTACCCTGAGACACATATCAAAGGGGTATATTATGCCAAACCTAAAAACAGCCGAAACTACATTGCGCGGAACACTCAAACAGACCGTCCTGGGTGCAATTTTGCTCGCGCCAACGGTTGCGGCAGCCGACTGGAGCGGTGCTTATGCGGGTGTCCAATTGGATGCGCTGGTTGGTGATGACATTTTCATCGCGCCCG is from Yoonia sp. GPGPB17 and encodes:
- a CDS encoding M20 aminoacylase family protein, with product MPIINRIADYADDMTAWRRHLHAHPELQFECFETAKFVAEKLRAFGVDEIHEGIATSGVVAIINGRAAGPTIGLRADMDALPMQEETGLPYASTIPGKMHACGHDGHTTMLLGAARYLVETRNFAGRVALIFQPAEEGGGGGQVMVHEGVLDRFNVAEVYALHSGPGDPVGSFYTTPGPILAAVDTMHIHITGIGGHGAYPYETADPVVAAVGIVNAIQTIVSRNNRAYDDLVVSVTQIHTGSADNIVPEKAYINGTIRTLLKETQAMVHKRLTEIVAGHAAAYGVEAELTYEYGYPATINDPVKTAFAADVAREISPDVDDARQYEMGAEDFSYMLNERPGAYVYVGNGESAGLHHPAYDFADGAAPAGASYFARLVERALPPADA
- the speB gene encoding agmatinase; translation: MTLSKARDTIDRAFSATDRRGLAYENAFGGATSFLRRTYTKDLTGFDLAVTGVPFDQAVTHRPGTRFGPRAIREASSLQPFDPPYGWDGFDPLSEFAIADFGDLAFDYADVPGVPDLLQAHIAGILAQGCGAITLGGDHFITLPILRAYAEKYGPLSVVQFDAHSDLWPDDDMNRIDHGTMMYKAVKLGVVDVSRSIQIGIRTECEDYLGMPYIDARTCHEKGSAWVSDQIKARIGDHPTYVSFDIDALDPAFAPGTGTPVWGGLASWQAAAMLRDMAGMNMVGGDVVEVSPPYDTTGATAIAGAHVAMELCCLALWNKRKK
- the speB gene encoding agmatinase, producing MPNQPISGNDLARFSGPQTFMRLPEVDSAEDLDVGFIGIPMDIGTSWRSGTRMGPKQLREQSAMIRPYNIQTGAAPFDALQCADLGDVAINTFSLSDSVRIITETYAAHLKHDFIPMTLGGDHTLTLPVLRAIAQKHGPVALIHVDAHADVNDEMFGERETHGTVFRRAYEEKIITPDKVFQIGLRGTGYTADDFTEAAGWGFNQYLAPDLWHKSLSPLAADIKAEIGDQPCYITYDIDSLDPAYAPGTGTPEIGGLTTPQAMELIRGLRGLNIVGCDLVEVSPPYDTSGNTALTGANLMFEMLSILPGVPYR
- a CDS encoding DUF1499 domain-containing protein yields the protein MRILITLAVLVAALMAYIRFAPTDTATWHQMPDTAAPGDTTEAGSFLAVRRITAPSDQVLAAAEQRALATPRTTLVAGNVQEGMITFQTRSLFWGFPDHTTVGVKDDHLVIYGRLRFGRSDLGVNKARIESWLETLGPLTEPL